One Malus sylvestris chromosome 14, drMalSylv7.2, whole genome shotgun sequence DNA segment encodes these proteins:
- the LOC126599371 gene encoding uncharacterized protein LOC126599371 isoform X1, with protein sequence MGLGSLSLDYYLVPAGLCVLGIYHAWLLITVLCNPSRTVIGLNAVVRKQWIFSMMTDPSKNGVLMVQTLRNNIMASSLLATAAITLSSVISVFVSTSSSSESTSTQILSSLPLSSIKYFCVLLYFLIGFICNVLATRYFAHTSFLATLPVWTDKTDYLNYVSITLNRGSYCWSLGLRSFYLSIPMFLWIFGPIAMFVCCCLMSSALYFLDTTTSFTQLVLSTSLKQERGRTNDVESIVQSSCCSKFSGKTQVLRTLITSAAPYLLPIQFLPLNIAG encoded by the exons ATGGGATTGGGTAGCTTAAGCTTGGACTACTATCTGGTGCCGGCGGGTCTCTGTGTGCTGGGAATATACCACGCTTGGCTACTCATCACAGTGTTATGCAATCCCTCACGAACTGTCATTGGCCTCAATGCTGTGGTTCGCAAGCAATGGATCTTCTCCATGATGACT GACCCCTCCAAGAATGGAGTTTTGATGGTACAAACATTGCGCAACAACATAATGGCATCTTCCCTTTTGGCAACAGCAGCAATCACTCTTTCTTCTGTGATCAGCGTATTCGTGAGCACCAGTTCGAGCTCCGAAAGCACTTCAACACAAATactctcctctctccctctctcttcaaTCAAGTACTTCTGCGTTTTACTGTATTTTCTCATCGGATTTATCTGCAATGTGCTGGCCACTAGATACTTTGCTCATACCAGCTTCTTGGCTACCCTGCCAGTATGGACGGACAAAACAGATTACCTTAATTATGTTTCGATAACTTTGAATCGAGGGAGTTACTGTTGGTCCCTCGGGTTGCGATCGTTTTACCTCTCCATTCCTATGTTTCTTTGGATCTTCGGGCCAATTGCCATGTTTGTCTGTTGCTGCCTTATGTCAAGTGCCCTCTATTTCTTGGACACTACCACCAGTTTTACACAACTTGTTCTCAGCACTTCACTCAAACAAGAAAGGGGTAGAACCAATGATGTGGAATCAATTGTTCAATCATC ATGTTGTTCCAAATTCTCAGGGAAAACTCAAGTTTTGAGGACGTTAATCACCTCCGCTGCCCCCTACTTACTGCCAATTCAGTTTCTGCCTCTTAATATCGCCGGATAG
- the LOC126599371 gene encoding uncharacterized protein LOC126599371 isoform X2, which translates to MGLGSLSLDYYLVPAGLCVLGIYHAWLLITVLCNPSRTVIGLNAVVRKQWIFSMMTDPSKNGVLMVQTLRNNIMASSLLATAAITLSSVISVFVSTSSSSESTSTQILSSLPLSSIKYFCVLLYFLIGFICNVLATRYFAHTSFLATLPVWTDKTDYLNYVSITLNRGSYCWSLGLRSFYLSIPMFLWIFGPIAMFVCCCLMSSALYFLDTTTSFTQLVLSTSLKQERGRTNDVESIVQSSENSSFEDVNHLRCPLLTANSVSAS; encoded by the exons ATGGGATTGGGTAGCTTAAGCTTGGACTACTATCTGGTGCCGGCGGGTCTCTGTGTGCTGGGAATATACCACGCTTGGCTACTCATCACAGTGTTATGCAATCCCTCACGAACTGTCATTGGCCTCAATGCTGTGGTTCGCAAGCAATGGATCTTCTCCATGATGACT GACCCCTCCAAGAATGGAGTTTTGATGGTACAAACATTGCGCAACAACATAATGGCATCTTCCCTTTTGGCAACAGCAGCAATCACTCTTTCTTCTGTGATCAGCGTATTCGTGAGCACCAGTTCGAGCTCCGAAAGCACTTCAACACAAATactctcctctctccctctctcttcaaTCAAGTACTTCTGCGTTTTACTGTATTTTCTCATCGGATTTATCTGCAATGTGCTGGCCACTAGATACTTTGCTCATACCAGCTTCTTGGCTACCCTGCCAGTATGGACGGACAAAACAGATTACCTTAATTATGTTTCGATAACTTTGAATCGAGGGAGTTACTGTTGGTCCCTCGGGTTGCGATCGTTTTACCTCTCCATTCCTATGTTTCTTTGGATCTTCGGGCCAATTGCCATGTTTGTCTGTTGCTGCCTTATGTCAAGTGCCCTCTATTTCTTGGACACTACCACCAGTTTTACACAACTTGTTCTCAGCACTTCACTCAAACAAGAAAGGGGTAGAACCAATGATGTGGAATCAATTGTTCAATCATC GGAAAACTCAAGTTTTGAGGACGTTAATCACCTCCGCTGCCCCCTACTTACTGCCAATTCAGTTTCTGCCTCTTAA
- the LOC126599371 gene encoding uncharacterized protein LOC126599371 isoform X3 — translation MGLGSLSLDYYLVPAGLCVLGIYHAWLLITVLCNPSRTVIGLNAVVRKQWIFSMMTDPSKNGVLMVQTLRNNIMASSLLATAAITLSSVISVFVSTSSSSESTSTQILSSLPLSSIKYFCVLLYFLIGFICNVLATRYFAHTSFLATLPVWTDKTDYLNYVSITLNRGSYCWSLGLRSFYLSIPMFLWIFGPIAMFVCCCLMSSALYFLDTTTSFTQLVLSTSLKQERGRTNDVESIVQSSILLRSVFIQS, via the exons ATGGGATTGGGTAGCTTAAGCTTGGACTACTATCTGGTGCCGGCGGGTCTCTGTGTGCTGGGAATATACCACGCTTGGCTACTCATCACAGTGTTATGCAATCCCTCACGAACTGTCATTGGCCTCAATGCTGTGGTTCGCAAGCAATGGATCTTCTCCATGATGACT GACCCCTCCAAGAATGGAGTTTTGATGGTACAAACATTGCGCAACAACATAATGGCATCTTCCCTTTTGGCAACAGCAGCAATCACTCTTTCTTCTGTGATCAGCGTATTCGTGAGCACCAGTTCGAGCTCCGAAAGCACTTCAACACAAATactctcctctctccctctctcttcaaTCAAGTACTTCTGCGTTTTACTGTATTTTCTCATCGGATTTATCTGCAATGTGCTGGCCACTAGATACTTTGCTCATACCAGCTTCTTGGCTACCCTGCCAGTATGGACGGACAAAACAGATTACCTTAATTATGTTTCGATAACTTTGAATCGAGGGAGTTACTGTTGGTCCCTCGGGTTGCGATCGTTTTACCTCTCCATTCCTATGTTTCTTTGGATCTTCGGGCCAATTGCCATGTTTGTCTGTTGCTGCCTTATGTCAAGTGCCCTCTATTTCTTGGACACTACCACCAGTTTTACACAACTTGTTCTCAGCACTTCACTCAAACAAGAAAGGGGTAGAACCAATGATGTGGAATCAATTGTTCAATCATC CATATTGTTACGTTCGGTGTTTATACAATCTTAG